The region CCTACGTTAGCCATGAAATGAAATATGGCTTAGTTTAAATGTGGAGAAATTCTAACTTTTGCCATTAGCAAAGCACTTGATTCTATATGTTGCCATCAATAaacgtcaattaaaaaaatatcatcaaacacttaaatttatttaagaaatacaATCGACTTAAGTCTACCATCCATTACTCTGCACTAGGTCCATTCCATGTTTTGGATATTCCCAAGGTACCCTTGGCGGTTGGCGTATCATATACATCTGAACTCGTATCAACCAGGATGACTACAGAATAAATAATGGCAACAACTCTATAGTTCACTGTGAAGATGACGACGACTGAGTGTTTACAAGATGGGACGCGACCAGTCTAGGGATATGGAGACGATGGCATAGCAAGTTCTTCCGATCGACACGATGGGTAGAGAATCTAGGCAATGATGGTCAAACAAGCTAAGTGGTCAAAGCCATATGCAAGCTCACACTCACGGACAATGCATGATTGTCACGGGAGAGCTTTGTCGAGGTCATGGCAGAGGGGTGGATGCCCTATTTAGGAGAATCTCCAGACCAAATTAATTCTCTTTGTGCTCTAGCCGATTCCTCCTCCATGGTCACCTCTAGTTTGTATGTTGGTTAGGAACGTATTTAAGAATTCGGGCCCTGATGCATACCATAAAATTAATGGGAAATTACATCAtaagaataataataaatagaaGAGTAAATGTTTTTTGTAtattgtgttatatatattaaccaaAGTTGCACAATCTACTAGAGATACTTAACACTTTGACTTCATACTCAGTGGACAACAGTCATGATCGTGCCTAGAAATAAGAGTGATGTGGCCATTCAATTTCCTTTGCTAAATAAAAGATGTATTTGTTACACCCTAAAATGTACGCTTATATTATTGTCATTGGTTATATCTGTAGAACAAGAAggaaaataactttaaaaacaTAGAGATTCCAAAAACAATATTGGAACACATTGCCGTCAattaaaacatgaaaaatttaGTAGACCTAATTTTTATAGCCCGATGTGATGTCACGATTTGCACATAGCTGTTGACATGGCTATCGTTGGTGAGGGCTAGTATTTCCTTAGCGAGGACACgacaaatatcaaattatGTACTAAATCTATGCAATTTGTCTTGAAATACTTTTGGCAAAGTGTCAAAACAGCTCTCATGTTAAAGAATACTACATCACACATACATTAAAACATAGCCATATACTAAAAATAACTCAAAACTATAGAGAGACGAAGTTAATTTGCGACAAAaaccgccgaggaggagtaGTAATATGGGTTCGAGCCCTCGAGCCCATCAGCCAATCCCATCACCAATCACCAATCACCAAAGAGCTGCACACCGAAAAAAAGGCGCCGTGCACGTCCAAACCCCGACGCAACGCAACACCGTCCATCCGACGCGGTCACGCGGGCTCCTCCCACGGCGGGTCCCGACCGATCCGCCCACGGCACGTGCCCGACGCCTCGGATGGACGGACTACGCCCGTACCGTacgcccggcccggcccaggCCACGCGCCTTCCCAGATCCGGATCCCCCACACCCGGGACCCACCACCCAACCCCTCTACCGGGTCCACCCCCCTACCACCCACCAACGACCCAACACCGGaagcgggccccacctgtctgtCAGTCGAAACGAACGGAACTGGTCGTCTCTACCGGGTCGGGCGCGCACGAGCTGGATCCGACAGCCCCCCTGCGGCGCCAGTTCGCTCGCGGCTGTGCTGcccggaggagaggagaagctgctcaccgccgcggccgccccgGTGGTTAGTATAAGAGACGACTCTCTGTCCCCttcccctcttcttcttcttcttcctcctcctccgccgccgccgccttcctgtGCTTCGATCCGAGGAGTTTGGGGAGCGAAGAGAGGCTCTGTCAAGAACCGGAGGAGAGATTGTTCAAGAATCAAGATTGTGagggggaagagagagggaggctgaCGAGGCGGGGCGGGACGGCGCGGGATggacggccacggcggcggcggcggcggcggtaagCTGACAcggacgccgtcgtcgctgctcCGGTCGCCGACGGTGCGGACGCCGTCGTTCCAGGCGGTGGCGCTGGACGACCCGGAGCCCGACGACAAGAAGGCGCAGGCGAAGAGGCCCCGCCTGGCCCTTCTCCGCCCGGCGGCCCACCGCCTCCGGCCCGGTCCGGCCCACTCCTTTCTGCTCATCGTCGTCGCGCTCCCtctcctcgccctcgccgtgctcctcctccgccgcgacgGGCACCACCTCGTCctcctggccgccgccgcgggcgccgcgctcgccgcggcggccgtcgtcgcgcgccTGCGCGGCCGCGTCCACCGCGCCCCCGGGGGGTTCCCCGCCTCCGTCCGGTGGTTCatcggcgagggcgacgacgacgagcagcagcagatgaaggggaaggggaaggcggATGGCCCCGCGGTGCGGGAGGGCGTGGAGTTCTACAGCAACGGCGACTGCTACGAGGGGGAGTTCCACCGGGGGCggtgcagcggcagcggcgtctACAACTTCTTCGGGAAGGGCAAGTACGAGGGCGACTGGGTTGACGGCAAGTACGACGGCTACGGCGTCGAGAGCTGGGCGCGCGGCAGCCGCTACCGCGGCCAGTACAGGCAAGGCCTccgccacggccacggcgtCTACCGCTTCTACAGCGGCGACTGTTACGCCGGCGAGTGGGTCGGCGGCCAGAGCCATGGCCTCGGCGCGCAGACCTGCTCTGACGGCAGCTCCTACGCCGGCGAGTTCAAGGGTGGCGTCAAGCACGGCCTCGGCTGCTACCATTTCAGGTAATCGCCATCACATTGCATTAAAAAATCCCATCTTTGGGCGTCATTCTTCCACCGCCCAAACTGTTCGACTTCTAATTCGACCAAAATCCGTTGCAGGAATGGTGATCGATACTCGGGGGAGTACTTCGCGGACAGGATCCACGGCTTCGGCGTGTACAGCTTCGCCAATGGCCATTGCTACGAGGGCTCCTGGCACGAGGGCAAGAAGCAGGGGCTAGGGATGTACACGTTTCGCAACGGCGACAAGCGGTCCGGGGAATGGGACTCTGGAGCTCTCAAGAATCCATTGCCCCTCCCCGATCAGGCCGTGCAGCGTGCCGTGCTGGTACGACACCGATCTCACTACACATTCTTGCACACAATTTGCTTCATGAAGTCCAACTCCTTGCATTGTGCATTTCAGGCGGCGCAAAGAGCGGCAGATAGCGCCTTCCACCTCCCGAGGGTGGATGAGCAGGTGAACAGGGCCGTCATGGCCGCGAACAGGGCCGCCACGGCTGCCCGGGTCGCTGCAATCAAGGCAGTGCAGAACAGAATCGACGGCAAATTCTGCCACACGGAAGCGTGAAATGTACAATAGAGTAGCGAAGGATTGCAATGGCTGATCGCCCGAGGTTCGCGACCGGGGCGGCACAACCGCTCGCCCCGTGTCGGAGAGGTCAGTGATTCAGTATGAACGGCAGCCACCAAAGGGCTGAGCTGCTGCTTGTTTCCATTCCACGGATTGTGCCTGGTTTTGGTGTCCACTGAATGATGGTCATGCTGTAAAGCTGTAGATAGCTCCGTTTGTATCAATGGTGGGGGTGATCTTTCGGCTCAATGTGTATCAAATTATCAATGGCAGAGGGGTCATCTTTCGATGGAGGTGAGTATGTGCATCTTGTACATGTGTGTATGCGTGTGCCTTCTTCCTCATATCCGTGCTCCAAGTCGAAATCTTGCCGGTTTATTTGGGCGGGTGGCGCCATGTGCTGTGATTCTCCCTGTGCAATTCTACTTGGAAGGATGCACATGAGTGACTGTAGTTTCTTGAGGCCCTGAAGCTCGTGGCAACTTGAAATTGCTGTGTTGTTGGACCCCTTGCTGCAATATCTCGCTgcctcttatcttcttaaccCAATATTTACTGGTACTGAGATGTTGAAAATGACGAAAAGGGCTTGCAGCAGAGGACATGAATAAATGGAGACTGAGACTGCAAATGCTAATGCTGTGCTGTACCGTGGGTCCAGGACACCGCTATAAATTGTTCTTTGGTGTCTCGGGGACACAAATGCAGAGGTGGCCAATGGTCGCACGACACTGCCAAACCAATCATCCGTTGTGTTACTACGTGATAAGCCGTCCTTTTCTCGGCCGTATCATGATAGTGATAGGTCAGAAGTCCccataatttcatttattcGTTCATTCATCCAGTTGGGTGCTTGTTCTTGTCGAGGTTCCTTTTGTGCATTGCAAACATGGAAAGGCAGATCGGGTGACAAAACACGAGCTATGCTCGCTTTCACCTGTGAAATGCCCAGCGTCAGAATTCAGGATTTCGCCTGGGAATTCACCAGTTTGAACTGTTGCTTCAAATATAGATAGATGAACTGGAGTTGATCTAAGATATTGGAGGCATTTGCCTGTGTTTCAAGGAAGATCAAGTTATTCCTGATGATTGGTTGTGCTCCAAAATTTTATGTTGCCTCCATTATCTAAGGTGGAAAAAATgagttgcatttttttttcataatttaacGTCTTGTTTATGCTGATATGTGAAAACTGTTGCTTGTGTGACATGCATACGCAGACAAACCGTTTGGATATATCGAATTCCAGCAAGATCTTGTATTTTTCAATCGATAATAtcatgatttgatttgatgccAGCAAGTCCAGCATCGATCATGCCATATACTAATAGTCTATGCTTACGTTCTCTCACATTAAATACCAAGgccatgtttaaaaaatatgattaatttttgctGATAATCTGAAAAGATTCCCACATTCCAAACAGGTCTAAACAGATTTATCTCCTTTGATTTCAGCAAGGGGATGGACACTTCTGTATTTGACCCAAGATCAACCTGACCTGCTATTGTAGCTTTGGGAGCATTGCAAGCTCCTCTTCTGCAACTCTGCCTCCTGCCAAAAGATGGCCGCACTGAGATGTTGCTGAAGAACTACTCCAGGTGCCCCAGTTTAATCACCTTTCTCCCCAACTGCAACAAACCCTATGAACAATAGATAGTAGTACTACTCCATAGTTACAATGATTGCTCGCACATAAGCCAATAAATCATTTAGTGCTTGATGGGAGCACCTTtcctaaggtggtgtttagatggagaaaatttttagttacgttaaatgtttgaccggatgttgaaaggggttttcggacacggatgaaaaaatgaatttcacggttgcctagaaaccgcgagacgaatcttttgagcctaattaatccgttattagcacatgttggttattgtagcacatatagttaatcatggactaattaggctcaaaagattcgtctcaagatttcttccataactgtgtaattagttttttggttcatctatatttaatgttttatttaggtgtccaaaattttaatgtgatgtttttagaaaaaaatttaggaactaaacaaggcttaattttatttagaaagtGTCGTACTTTGACGTCCTAGATTTATCATTCTAACATGATGTTCTAATCTGCGAAAGAAACACTATTTTGACGTCCCATCATGGTGACATgtcaaaggagaaaaaaaaaaaccagcaaAACCTGTGGAGTGCGACGTGTCAAAGGAGATAAGCACCGGAAACAAAGGGCAATCATCCATCCAgtcatcagttcatcactGGTCCTTCGGCTAAATCGATCCATGTGTGGCTTTCCGTTGATGCGTCGCTTCTCTGAACTCTCCATTTCGTTTTGTTCTCTCTTGCACAAGACGGTTTCCACCATTAAGGTGCTATGCTAATTATGGGCATGTTCCCTTTATCGGCTTGATAGTCCCTGTCTCTCCCTTTACTTCTCCCCGTCTCTGCTGTTGAAACTAGATTAGATTGCTGCTGCACATGCTAAACGCTTCTCTTAAATGCAAAGCAGCCCTAAATCTTTATAGGATAACTCCCCTCTGATTACTCGTTGGTTTTGACTGGAATGAATATGATTTTGACCGTCAATCATTGAGCAGCAGAAAAGAATAGCTGTAAATGCAGAATAGTAGGAAAATGCGTTCCATTATAAATTAACGcgtttatcttttcgcttatatttatgcttataagataacatttaaattttttaatattaaacttgaagttgattttgttatttttcttcatagtttattttcaacctttttttagattgctaagaacacgtatttaaaagttttattcataaattattttttgtttgtaaaatatgCTGTTTCGCGTggaataagcaaaaagatagacACCTAAATTAACTGTACCGCTTctgtgaaaattttattggTCAAAGTATAAttagtaaaagtaaaaaacgATAAGTATTTATAAACAGAGAATAATGCATCTGGCCGTAGACAGATCGTTGGGAAATAAACCAGATGCTACCATCTTTCTGATATCATTTTCCCCCCTTCAGACTGAACTGTCTGTGCTAGCTGATTACTGATGCTGTACCTTGCATTGCTTGTGGTTAGCTCTTGTTGCAATCACTGAAAAAGTGCAAATCCAACAAACTTTGCAGAAACACACTCTCCCTTGCCTCCAGAAAGAAGCCATGAACCAAAGCCTTTTGTTCTCTCGTGTCACCTCATGGTTTAGGTGCAACATGTTCCAACAGTTGCAAAATCTCTTCGGCTTTCTGATCATGTGCGAGAGGGCCTCTTGTGTCTAGCACGCTTGTTAAAGGTGTCACATATCTGTCACGGCGAAGTCCATCCTAGTGCAACTTTCATCAGCGTACAGTCCACTAGATGGACGATGAAAGTAGAAGCAAGGgtcaaaagagaaaaaaaaaagctcagtGATTGTCTCAGAGTTCTGAACTTCTAATCGGCAGACCAATTTCAATTCATGATCAGCATCTTTTGAAGGTAGCATTTGATATAACTGCTGACTTTTTGTCAGCTAGATGGATGATGAAAGTAGAAGCAAGTGTCAACTCAGTGATTTTCAGGCGATGTAAACTTCTACTAATCACTAATCAGCTAGGCCAATTTCAGCTCATGAGTGCCTTTTGACTGTAGAATTTCAGATAACTGCTGATTTCAGATGTCATCAGCGCATCCTGGAAGCGCTGAAAAATTGTTGAATGCAGTACTATATCTTGTGCAAAAGTACAAATCTGCCTCTGTTAAGAAGTACAGATGTACAATTCTGTGACATAATGAGGGAAAACAAGGACATGAAGCTTCttatgaaaaacaaacaataattaGTCTAcaccatatattttatatcccATGCACAATCAGCACACAGTACTAAATACTATACCAGATGGTTAGCATCTTGCTGATAAAAATGAGTTGACTGCTTTATTATGTATTTCGTAGCTTCTGTCATTGATGACTTATTATATACTACTAGTTCTTATACTAGTTTATACAGGTAATTTGCCTGCTTATCTCGCCTAGTTCATGACAAATACAATGATTCGTTCACCCCGAGTATTTAATAAGTGAGTGATTTAACAGTACAATGATGCTATATTGCAAAAGAACTGAGTTTTGGACATGTATTTGATTTAGATCATTGAGCAGATTATTGCAGCGACATATCTATTTGATGATggagataaattaaaatatgatgaataaAATCAACATTGAGCTTAAAACTAGCTGCCTAAAGAATGTGGTAGAATGAAGTTTCTTTGAAACAATCTACTATCTTAGAAGCGTGGAGTGTATAATCCATTTCAATAAACTGCTAAATAAGCTGAAAAGAACATGGCCTAAGAGGCATCGAgtttgaaaaggaaaaatcctATACTACAAGATGAGACTGCTGGATGAGATAAGTTGTGAATTAAGTTGACAAAATGCAACTTACTCTTCAAATTACTCtggtttttaatagatgatgttgTCGACTTTTGGACACATGTACAATcatatatcttatttaattttttttgtaagtatgtaagtcatacttaaaataGCTTTAATGATAAATGTCAACGTAGCGGATATGACATACCCTACGATCATAGAAGAAGGGGCGGGCCTAGTAAGGCCCACCAGGGCTCACTGGACACCAGGTAATTTTTGTGTCAATGTATagtctatgtatatatatcacatgGGACACCCCAACAAAAAATTACTGGACCCCGGAGCCAGTATACAGCCCAATAAATCAGCCAATAACTAGAATCTGCAATCTCATTTAGCCCAACTAAAGCCCATCCAAATGCTAGAGAAGTGGAATCGACGTTTGCATTTAGAAGTGTGTCCAGGTCGCTTCATATTTTCCAACGCAAAACGCTATAGGTTCTCCTGCTCCTTTTCCCCTCCATGGCTCCATCGTCAATTCGTCATCGTTCTTTCCAGATCTCATGTTTGTGTGATTGAGCCGACGAACAAGAGCAACGTAATGCACACGACGGCGGGAGGTAGCAGTGCAGCAGCAGGCAGTCGACGCTTGATCTGATCTCCTACCAAGCACCTCTGGTGCTTGGTAGGAGATCAGATCAAGCGTCGACTGCCTGCTGCTGCACTCCTGCCTCCCGCCGTCATGCGCATGACGTGGTGCTTGGTGGGAGATCAGATCAAGCGTCGACTGCCTGCTGCTGCACTGCTGCCTCCCGCCATCGTGAGCACGACGATGGAGCCATGGAGGGGAAAAGGAGCAGCACAACCTATAGTGTTTTGCATTGGAAAATACGAAGCGACCTGGACACACTTTTGAATCCAAACGTCGATTCCCCTTCTCTAGCATTTGGATGGGCTTTAGTTGGGCTAAATGAGATTGCAGATCCTAGTTATTGGCTGATTTTTTGGGTTGTATACTGGCTCCGGGGTCCAGTAATTTTTTGTTGGGACGTCCCATGTGGTATATATACGTAGactatatattgataaaaaaaattatctagtGTCCAGTAACCTCTGGTGGGCCTTATTGGGCCCGCCCCTGGTTTGAGCGGATGGGAGTGGGATCCCGTTGTATAACATTTCCAttaagtataagtaaaagtCAAAAGATAAGCGTGAAAGATTACGCTGTCGTGGTTCGCTTTTTCCGCTGATATGATGAGCCATAGACTATGAacatacgatgaaaaaaattggcagCCGGTCGAGGGTCTATTGCCCTCTAGATCACAAGGAATTATCTACTCTCTCACATGGGATTTGATTAATCTATTCTAGAGTCCTGGACTGTTCCCATCATTCCATTTCCATCTGCCCAGCCCACGACTCTGGAGATCTCCTATCACACGGGTAATAAGTAGGTTGCGGACAAGCCTAATGAGCAGAGAGCCAGAGAGCATCGGACGAGACgaaggcatgcatgcagtcaaCAGCCCAGGCGTTTCAGACCACGCGGATTAACATGTTTAGGATGcgtttagattttaaaaatttttggaataaaTATCACGTCAGACATTTGCCCAGATGATAGAAAGAGTTTTcggaaacaaataaaaaaataaattacagattctgCCAATAAACTGTGAGAggaatattttgagtctaattaatccgccattaacacatattggttactgtagcacttatggctaattatggtctaattaggctcaaaagattcgtctcacgattgctctcctaactgtgcaattagtttttttatctatgtttaatgctccatttatgtatccaaaaattcgagatgatgtttttagaaaaactttttaaaaactaaacatggccttagtcAAAATTTCCCCCCTGTTCTTCTTCGGTCTCCTCGACCATCTCGACGGCGTCCCTGACCTGATCAGCTGATCTCAGTCCTGATGTGTTGGCTCTGCTCTGCCTCTTCCTCTGCTGCCATGCCATTAGAGGACAGTAGCACCAATACAATGTTCTTCAAGCAAAACCACCAAAAGTCATCGCGGTCTACGACGATGAGTCTGACGGTTTTACCATTGTTGTCTCCCATTTTCTTCCTGATGATGCAATCAAGCATcctgttttcctttttcttttaacctTTTCAAACTGTTGCGACTTCAGACAATTGTTTGCCTGCAAAGTACAGACGAGTAATCTGACACCGTTTGATGATTAACCGAGCTATGGTCTCAGTCAGCGTCAC is a window of Oryza brachyantha chromosome 8, ObraRS2, whole genome shotgun sequence DNA encoding:
- the LOC102718947 gene encoding junctophilin-1-like, with the translated sequence MDGHGGGGGGGKLTRTPSSLLRSPTVRTPSFQAVALDDPEPDDKKAQAKRPRLALLRPAAHRLRPGPAHSFLLIVVALPLLALAVLLLRRDGHHLVLLAAAAGAALAAAAVVARLRGRVHRAPGGFPASVRWFIGEGDDDEQQQMKGKGKADGPAVREGVEFYSNGDCYEGEFHRGRCSGSGVYNFFGKGKYEGDWVDGKYDGYGVESWARGSRYRGQYRQGLRHGHGVYRFYSGDCYAGEWVGGQSHGLGAQTCSDGSSYAGEFKGGVKHGLGCYHFRNGDRYSGEYFADRIHGFGVYSFANGHCYEGSWHEGKKQGLGMYTFRNGDKRSGEWDSGALKNPLPLPDQAVQRAVLAAQRAADSAFHLPRVDEQVNRAVMAANRAATAARVAAIKAVQNRIDGKFCHTEA